The following are from one region of the Halomonas qaidamensis genome:
- a CDS encoding RNA-guided endonuclease InsQ/TnpB family protein produces the protein MLKATKVRLYPTPEQAAFLNAQFGAVRFVYNKALHIISTQHKRHGTKLRAKKDLKPLLAVAKKSRKYHWLKDFDSIALQQACINLDRAFQNFFNPQLKARYPRFKRKHGKQSSYHCTGIKLGEGEIKIPKLTSIKARLHREITGTLKSITLTRTTTGKYYASVLVDDGEEAPAPLQTVDAVLGVDMGLIHLAIDSEGHKTPNPRFLKRARTNLRRKQKALSRCQKGSKSRAKARLTLAKAHERLANARADFQHKLSRQFIDDNQAVVVETLKVKNMLKNRKLAKHIADASWHSLIQKLVYKAAAQGKHLVKIDQWFASSKTCAGCGHKVDKMPLSIRAWDCPGCGAQGIDRDINAAINIRHQGIIKLRAEGLSVPAHGGLRKPGHAPAAA, from the coding sequence ATGCTGAAAGCCACGAAAGTACGTCTCTACCCGACCCCTGAACAGGCAGCGTTCTTGAACGCCCAGTTCGGCGCGGTGCGGTTTGTGTACAACAAGGCATTGCATATCATCAGCACACAGCACAAACGGCATGGCACCAAGCTCCGCGCCAAAAAAGATCTCAAGCCGCTGCTAGCGGTGGCGAAGAAGTCCCGCAAGTATCACTGGCTCAAGGATTTTGACTCGATTGCGCTGCAGCAAGCGTGCATTAACCTGGATCGGGCCTTCCAGAACTTCTTTAACCCCCAGTTAAAAGCCCGTTACCCCAGGTTCAAGCGTAAGCACGGCAAGCAATCGAGCTATCACTGCACCGGCATCAAGCTCGGTGAAGGCGAGATCAAGATACCAAAACTCACGTCTATCAAGGCGCGCCTTCACCGTGAGATCACCGGTACGCTGAAAAGCATCACCTTAACCCGCACCACCACCGGCAAATACTACGCCTCGGTGCTGGTCGATGACGGAGAGGAAGCCCCGGCACCGCTGCAAACAGTGGACGCCGTGCTGGGTGTGGACATGGGGCTGATACACCTCGCCATCGACTCGGAGGGTCATAAAACCCCCAATCCCCGCTTTCTCAAGCGTGCGCGCACCAACCTGCGCCGCAAGCAGAAAGCGCTCTCCCGCTGCCAGAAAGGCAGCAAGAGCCGTGCGAAAGCACGGCTAACCCTTGCCAAGGCGCACGAGCGCCTGGCCAATGCCCGTGCTGATTTCCAGCACAAGCTGTCTCGACAATTCATTGACGACAACCAAGCGGTGGTGGTTGAGACGCTGAAAGTCAAAAACATGCTGAAAAACCGCAAGCTGGCAAAACATATTGCAGATGCCAGTTGGCACAGCCTGATCCAAAAGCTGGTGTACAAGGCAGCAGCCCAAGGCAAGCACCTGGTCAAAATCGATCAGTGGTTTGCCAGCTCCAAAACCTGCGCTGGCTGCGGCCACAAGGTCGATAAAATGCCGCTCAGCATTCGTGCCTGGGATTGCCCCGGTTGTGGTGCGCAAGGCATTGACCGTGACATCAACGCCGCGATCAACATTCGTCATCAGGGTATTATCAAACTACGAGCCGAAGGACTGTCGGTTCCTGCCCACGGAGGCCTGCGTAAGCCCGGTCACGCGCCGGCAGCGGCCTGA
- a CDS encoding capsular polysaccharide biosynthesis protein: MAKLIAGYTSPGISKISALASFLPEYTRFARLGRLSAKPHAVIGWGLKPTSKRAREYARRHRLAYIALEDGFLRSLGLGVEGYQPHSMVVDHTGIYYDASRPSDLENWLNNATFTIEECAQASRCIEQLSRYRLSKYNHAPDHPVPLAKHASAFETSNVLVVDQTAGDASIHHGGANADSFQRMLASALTNHPTANILVKVHPDVIAGKKQGHLAHVHHNPRCHIISDNINPWALFDCVEEVYVVTSQLGFEALMAGKRVHCFGLPFYAGWGLTVDQLSCSRRRVTRSLEEVFAAAYLRYTRYANPYTGAPSTLEETIALIADQKRQQERLRGKWLACGFSSWKRRFIGDFLGPAAKVHYQKELPTAEEQPLEKTKVLVWSSRINDDFKSRHPHHMATLWRMEDGFIRSVGLGVDLAQPLSLVIDRYGIYYDPSQPSELETLLNNADFSDDLLTRAAQLRKRLVALKLSKYNVPGKETIDLPTNTHTILVPGQVESDASIATGSPEICTNSALLTAVREANPNAFIVYKAHPDVLTGARIGALDTNAKRLYDLDASHIDITTLLARVDAVHTMSSLTGFEALLRQRQVYTYGLPFYAGWGLTQDAMHCPRRNRGLSLDALVAGTLLLYPNYVDPSSRQLCNAETVVSLLEQAKSQYVLTKKHRLTWKQRLYRCYRNLFIGSH, encoded by the coding sequence ATGGCAAAGCTTATAGCAGGCTATACATCTCCCGGTATTTCTAAGATCTCTGCCCTTGCTTCTTTTTTACCTGAATACACGCGTTTTGCACGCCTTGGGCGGCTGAGCGCTAAGCCCCATGCGGTTATTGGCTGGGGGCTTAAACCTACTAGTAAGCGCGCCCGAGAGTATGCCCGCCGCCATCGTCTGGCGTATATCGCTCTAGAGGATGGGTTTCTTCGTTCTTTAGGGTTAGGTGTTGAAGGCTACCAGCCCCATAGCATGGTCGTTGATCACACCGGTATTTATTACGATGCCTCGCGACCCAGCGATTTAGAAAATTGGCTAAATAACGCTACCTTTACAATAGAAGAGTGTGCTCAAGCATCGCGCTGCATTGAACAACTGTCACGCTATCGCTTGTCAAAATACAACCACGCGCCAGACCACCCCGTGCCCCTTGCTAAACACGCTAGCGCTTTTGAAACGTCTAATGTGTTAGTGGTTGACCAAACGGCTGGCGATGCGTCTATCCATCACGGCGGAGCCAACGCAGATAGCTTCCAGCGGATGTTAGCAAGCGCGTTAACTAACCACCCTACCGCTAACATTTTAGTCAAAGTACACCCAGACGTCATTGCAGGCAAAAAACAGGGCCACTTGGCGCACGTTCATCATAATCCCCGTTGCCACATTATTAGCGACAACATTAACCCGTGGGCACTGTTTGACTGTGTCGAAGAGGTTTATGTGGTCACCAGCCAACTTGGCTTCGAAGCATTAATGGCAGGCAAGCGCGTTCACTGTTTTGGCTTACCCTTTTATGCGGGCTGGGGATTAACCGTTGATCAACTTAGCTGCTCACGACGAAGGGTAACACGCTCGCTCGAAGAGGTCTTTGCCGCCGCATACCTACGCTATACCCGCTACGCCAATCCTTACACGGGCGCTCCATCAACGCTGGAAGAAACCATCGCCTTAATTGCTGATCAAAAACGCCAGCAAGAGCGCTTGCGCGGTAAGTGGTTGGCTTGCGGTTTTTCTTCCTGGAAAAGACGCTTCATTGGTGATTTTCTTGGCCCAGCGGCAAAGGTGCATTATCAAAAAGAGCTACCCACCGCTGAGGAACAGCCGTTAGAAAAAACAAAGGTGCTGGTGTGGTCTAGCCGTATTAACGACGATTTTAAGAGCCGCCACCCTCACCACATGGCTACGCTATGGCGAATGGAAGACGGCTTTATCCGTTCTGTAGGCTTGGGGGTAGACCTTGCTCAACCCCTCTCCTTGGTGATTGACCGTTATGGCATTTACTACGATCCCAGTCAGCCTAGCGAGCTTGAAACCCTGCTCAACAATGCTGATTTTAGCGATGATTTGCTAACCCGTGCGGCCCAGTTACGTAAACGATTAGTCGCTTTAAAACTATCTAAATACAATGTGCCAGGCAAAGAGACCATTGACCTACCCACCAACACACACACTATTTTGGTGCCTGGGCAGGTAGAAAGCGATGCATCGATTGCAACTGGTTCACCAGAAATATGTACGAATAGCGCGCTGTTAACCGCTGTTCGTGAAGCGAACCCTAATGCCTTTATTGTTTACAAGGCCCATCCAGACGTGTTGACAGGTGCTCGTATTGGAGCACTCGATACCAACGCCAAACGCCTGTATGATCTTGACGCTAGCCATATCGATATCACCACGCTATTAGCACGCGTTGATGCTGTGCATACCATGAGTTCGCTCACCGGCTTTGAAGCACTGCTTCGACAACGCCAGGTATACACCTATGGCCTGCCATTTTACGCTGGCTGGGGGCTCACCCAGGATGCCATGCACTGCCCACGACGCAACCGAGGGCTATCGCTAGATGCATTGGTAGCAGGAACACTGCTTCTGTACCCAAACTACGTCGACCCTAGTTCTCGACAGCTATGTAATGCAGAAACAGTGGTCAGCCTGTTGGAACAGGCTAAATCACAATACGTTTTAACAAAAAAACATAGGCTTACATGGAAGCAGCGACTGTATCGCTGTTATCGTAACTTATTTATTGGAAGTCATTAA
- a CDS encoding capsule biosynthesis protein, with protein sequence MKQKRAFLFLQGVCSPFYQRLARRLTDDGHRVVKVNFNAGDIAYWQRTHSQNHLFRGPLSELPAYIQSLWQRYQITDQVLFGDRRPIHRPAVDLAPAAGIRTHVFEEGYFRPFWITLERDGVNGHSLLPRDPQWFYETGKALPKLPAPVRFRSSFKIRAAHDVCYHLAGLANPLVAPHYRNHAPITAPVEYAGYVKRFTLLRQWKKRDAERIEQLIEGKRPYFMLPLQLNTDAQVRDHSPYANMEEVMTHVMGSFALHAPSDALLCIKNHPLDMGLVNYPSIIQKLEEFYGLQGRIVYLESGNLNPLLKHATGTVTVNSTVGIVSLEKQCPTFALSDPIYRLTGLTYEGSLDEFWHQPPPPSQALFGYFRNTVMHTAQVNGGFYCQPSIDLAVNNAAHILEACPSPLEKLL encoded by the coding sequence TTGAAGCAAAAGCGTGCATTCTTATTTTTACAAGGCGTCTGCTCGCCCTTTTATCAACGCCTGGCTCGTCGGCTTACCGACGATGGACACCGCGTGGTAAAGGTTAACTTCAACGCTGGCGATATTGCTTACTGGCAACGCACCCACAGCCAGAACCATCTATTTCGGGGGCCTTTAAGTGAGCTGCCGGCCTATATCCAATCGCTGTGGCAACGCTATCAGATCACTGATCAAGTGCTGTTCGGTGACCGCCGCCCAATTCACCGCCCAGCGGTTGACCTAGCGCCAGCGGCCGGTATTCGCACGCATGTGTTTGAAGAGGGGTATTTTCGCCCTTTTTGGATCACGCTTGAACGCGATGGCGTTAATGGCCACTCCTTGCTGCCCCGCGATCCCCAGTGGTTTTACGAAACAGGTAAAGCGCTGCCAAAGCTGCCCGCCCCTGTTCGCTTTCGCTCATCGTTTAAAATCCGCGCCGCTCATGATGTGTGCTACCACTTAGCCGGCCTTGCCAACCCCTTGGTGGCACCCCACTACCGTAATCATGCGCCCATTACCGCACCGGTGGAATATGCGGGCTACGTTAAGCGCTTTACGCTACTAAGACAGTGGAAAAAGCGCGATGCAGAGCGTATCGAGCAGCTGATAGAGGGCAAAAGGCCTTATTTTATGCTGCCCCTACAGCTCAACACGGATGCGCAGGTTCGTGATCACTCCCCTTACGCCAATATGGAAGAGGTGATGACTCACGTTATGGGGTCGTTTGCCTTACATGCCCCTAGCGATGCCCTGCTATGTATCAAAAACCACCCGCTAGACATGGGGCTGGTTAATTACCCAAGTATTATTCAAAAGCTTGAAGAGTTTTACGGCCTTCAGGGGCGCATCGTTTATCTGGAATCAGGCAACCTCAACCCACTGCTTAAGCACGCTACGGGGACGGTCACAGTGAATAGTACCGTGGGTATTGTGTCACTGGAAAAACAGTGTCCCACCTTTGCGCTTAGCGACCCTATCTATCGTTTAACGGGCCTAACTTATGAGGGTTCTCTCGATGAGTTTTGGCACCAGCCGCCACCGCCCAGTCAGGCGCTATTTGGCTATTTCCGCAATACGGTAATGCACACTGCACAGGTAAATGGTGGCTTTTATTGTCAGCCCAGTATCGATTTAGCCGTGAATAACGCCGCCCATATATTGGAAGCCTGCCCTTCACCGCTGGAGAAGTTACTTTGA
- a CDS encoding SDR family NAD(P)-dependent oxidoreductase: MSVGQLTLPVTGKSRCVLITGATGAIGGALAQAYATPTTHLVLHGRNQSSLETLATACREKGASVSLSSAHLTDDSELTAWLDSVCAQHVPDIVIANAGINTHPHDNALEPWDEVQALLDINLKAPIAMAQRLVPAMQARGSGQLVFISSLAGWHGLPTTPSYSASKAGIKAYGEGLRGLLAPHGIGVTVVMPGYVTSPMCNAMPGPKPWEWPPERAANAIQRGVAANRARISFPFPLNFGTWWLAVLPAGLSQWLIKRFGFHHPGGV, encoded by the coding sequence TTGAGCGTGGGTCAACTAACACTACCCGTTACGGGCAAATCACGCTGCGTGCTGATTACCGGGGCTACCGGCGCTATAGGTGGAGCGCTAGCACAGGCTTACGCAACCCCAACAACGCATTTAGTGCTGCATGGGCGCAATCAATCGTCGCTTGAAACGCTGGCAACGGCTTGTCGTGAAAAGGGAGCAAGCGTGTCGCTGTCATCTGCTCACCTGACCGACGATAGCGAACTCACCGCTTGGCTAGATAGCGTATGTGCCCAACACGTACCCGATATCGTGATCGCCAATGCGGGTATTAATACACATCCCCACGATAACGCACTAGAGCCATGGGATGAGGTTCAAGCGCTACTGGATATTAACTTAAAAGCTCCCATTGCAATGGCCCAGCGCCTAGTGCCTGCCATGCAAGCACGAGGCAGCGGCCAGCTGGTCTTTATTAGCTCTCTAGCTGGCTGGCACGGCTTGCCAACAACGCCCAGCTACAGCGCCAGCAAAGCAGGCATTAAAGCATATGGCGAAGGGCTTAGAGGGCTGCTCGCCCCCCATGGCATTGGCGTTACTGTGGTCATGCCTGGCTACGTCACTTCCCCCATGTGCAATGCCATGCCCGGCCCGAAGCCGTGGGAATGGCCGCCAGAGCGTGCGGCCAATGCCATACAACGTGGCGTTGCTGCGAACCGCGCCCGTATCAGCTTTCCTTTTCCGTTGAATTTCGGCACTTGGTGGCTGGCCGTTTTACCTGCGGGACTTTCTCAATGGCTGATCAAACGCTTTGGTTTTCATCATCCCGGGGGCGTGTAG
- a CDS encoding LTA synthase family protein — protein MQLFVSTTFISPLLVGLLGSLLFEALLSPRPQPFWQRGVAANIVHLGSWLLLFGLFVLLLQRPWFAVVFVLSLQLVVVQSSNTKSRTLNEPFICHDFEYFWDAILHPRLYVPFFGIGLAIAASSAGAIAIGSFLYIEASLISKWGSIAFLVSSLVMATSGALLVWLGWRKLPPITLDPVLDLNHLGLFASLWAYGIALMRSQPPTSEASPFHHVTHHPLDQAAHAALPNVVLVQSESFFDPRTWCSEIAADLLPHYDATRPEAVMKGALNVPAWGANTVRTECAILTGIAPDNWGPRQFNPYRTLSRHPLPSIASAFQAQGYRTVCVHPYPATFYMRDSVIPKLGFETFIDISAFDSQDKHGQYIGDQAVARKVGRLLEDDDNRPLFVFVITMENHGPLHLEAPEQAWLASTLPTAPWPLPNHLRDLAVYLHHLGESDKMLGSVKAALNSAIRPGLLGWYGDHVPILPTAYRHYSPPASSTPYMIWSTEIERDTHDHPSYEQESYTLEANELGVYLFKQAFGRDINSDVIKAEPEPQEQE, from the coding sequence GTGCAGCTTTTTGTATCCACTACCTTTATTAGCCCGCTGCTGGTTGGCTTATTGGGAAGCTTGCTGTTCGAGGCACTGCTAAGCCCTCGCCCACAACCGTTTTGGCAGCGCGGTGTGGCTGCAAACATCGTGCACCTTGGTAGCTGGCTACTGCTGTTTGGACTATTTGTTCTGCTACTACAACGCCCTTGGTTTGCGGTCGTTTTTGTTCTGTCGCTGCAATTGGTGGTCGTGCAGTCCAGCAATACCAAGTCACGCACGCTGAACGAACCCTTTATCTGCCACGATTTTGAATACTTCTGGGATGCTATTTTGCACCCCCGTCTCTACGTGCCCTTTTTCGGCATCGGCTTAGCCATTGCCGCTAGCAGCGCAGGGGCCATTGCCATTGGCAGCTTCTTATATATTGAAGCCTCGTTAATCAGCAAATGGGGCAGCATAGCTTTTTTGGTCAGCAGCCTGGTCATGGCAACCTCAGGGGCATTATTGGTTTGGTTAGGCTGGCGCAAACTTCCGCCGATCACACTTGACCCTGTCCTTGACCTCAATCACCTGGGGCTGTTTGCCAGCCTGTGGGCTTACGGCATTGCCCTAATGCGCTCCCAACCGCCCACATCTGAGGCATCACCTTTTCACCACGTCACTCATCACCCCCTAGATCAGGCTGCCCATGCAGCGCTCCCCAATGTGGTGTTAGTGCAAAGTGAATCGTTTTTTGACCCGCGTACCTGGTGTAGCGAGATTGCCGCAGACTTACTGCCACACTATGATGCCACGCGCCCCGAAGCGGTCATGAAGGGAGCACTAAACGTGCCAGCTTGGGGTGCCAATACAGTACGTACCGAATGTGCCATATTAACGGGCATTGCGCCTGACAACTGGGGGCCGCGCCAATTTAATCCCTACCGCACGCTGTCACGTCACCCGCTACCCAGTATTGCCAGTGCCTTTCAAGCACAAGGGTACCGAACCGTTTGCGTTCACCCCTACCCCGCTACCTTCTACATGCGCGACAGCGTTATTCCCAAACTGGGCTTTGAAACGTTCATCGATATCAGCGCATTCGATAGCCAGGATAAGCACGGCCAATACATTGGTGATCAAGCCGTTGCACGAAAGGTTGGACGACTGCTTGAAGATGACGATAATAGGCCACTGTTTGTGTTTGTGATTACGATGGAGAATCACGGCCCGTTACATTTAGAAGCGCCGGAGCAAGCGTGGTTAGCATCCACTTTACCAACGGCGCCATGGCCATTACCAAATCACTTGCGTGATTTAGCCGTTTACCTGCACCATTTGGGTGAATCGGATAAAATGCTTGGAAGCGTTAAAGCAGCGCTAAACTCAGCGATAAGGCCAGGGCTGTTGGGCTGGTACGGTGATCATGTTCCGATATTACCCACCGCCTACAGGCACTATTCGCCCCCTGCTAGCAGCACCCCGTACATGATATGGTCAACGGAAATAGAGCGTGATACGCACGACCATCCGTCCTACGAGCAAGAATCGTATACGCTGGAAGCAAACGAACTTGGCGTCTACCTATTTAAACAGGCGTTTGGGCGCGATATAAATAGCGATGTGATCAAGGCAGAACCAGAACCTCAGGAGCAAGAATGA